From the genome of Triticum aestivum cultivar Chinese Spring chromosome 3B, IWGSC CS RefSeq v2.1, whole genome shotgun sequence, one region includes:
- the LOC123072181 gene encoding flowering-promoting factor 1-like protein 2, whose protein sequence is MSGVWVFRNGVVKLVENHPASAAGPPGGGAVRRKALLHTPTGEVVASYASLERKLVALGWERYYAGGGGAAGDCMLRFHKRSSVDLISLPKDFGQFSSVHMYDVVIKNRDAFRVIDV, encoded by the coding sequence ATGTCTGGCGTGTGGGTGTTCCGCAACGGGGTGGTGAAGCTGGTGGAGAACCACCCCGCGTCGGCGGCGGGGCCACCGGGAGGCGGGGCGGTCCGGCGCAAGGCGCTACTGCACACGCCCACGGGGGAGGTGGTCGCCTCCTACGCCTCCCTGGAGCGCAAGCTCGTCGCGCTTGGCTGGGAGCGCTACTacgccggcgggggcggcgccgcCGGCGACTGTATGCTCAGGTTCCACAAGCGCTCCTCCGTCGACCTCATCTCCCTCCCCAAGGACTTCGGCCAGTTCAGCTCCGTCCACATGTACGACGTCGTTATCAAGAACCGCGACGCCTTCCGCGTCATCGACGTCTAG